A DNA window from Prochlorococcus marinus str. GP2 contains the following coding sequences:
- the hemB gene encoding porphobilinogen synthase — MNSIIRPRRLRRTEAIREMVRENHLTASDFIYPLFIHEKDIKEEISAMPGTYRWDINGLIKEVTRAWELGVRCVVLFPKIQDSLKTEDGAECFNEDGLIPKAIRILKKEIPEMAIMTDVALDPYSCDGHDGLVDENGKILNDETIEILKKQALTQARAGADFIGPSDMMDGRVGAIRASLDSQGFSDVGIISYTAKYSSAYYGPFRTALDSAPRENSKKIIPHNKSTYQMDPANSKEALIESALDQYEGADILMVKPGISYLDIVYRLSTFSNKPIAAYNVSGEYSMVKSAAMKNWINEKDIVLETLLSFKRAGAKLILTYHACDASRWLQDT; from the coding sequence ATGAATTCGATTATTCGTCCTAGAAGATTAAGAAGAACTGAGGCAATTAGAGAAATGGTTAGAGAAAACCATCTAACGGCATCGGACTTTATATATCCATTATTTATTCATGAAAAAGATATTAAAGAGGAAATATCAGCAATGCCCGGAACTTATAGATGGGATATTAATGGGTTAATAAAGGAGGTTACTAGGGCATGGGAATTGGGAGTGAGGTGTGTAGTTCTTTTTCCGAAAATTCAAGATAGCTTAAAGACTGAAGATGGAGCAGAATGTTTTAATGAAGACGGTTTAATACCTAAAGCTATTCGAATATTAAAAAAAGAGATTCCAGAAATGGCAATAATGACAGATGTTGCCTTGGACCCGTACTCTTGTGATGGTCATGATGGATTAGTTGATGAAAATGGAAAAATATTGAACGACGAAACAATCGAGATTTTAAAAAAACAAGCTTTAACGCAAGCAAGAGCTGGAGCAGATTTTATTGGCCCAAGTGACATGATGGATGGTAGGGTTGGAGCAATTAGAGCTTCTCTTGATAGTCAAGGATTTAGTGATGTAGGTATTATAAGTTACACAGCAAAATATTCATCTGCTTATTATGGTCCATTTAGAACTGCTTTAGATTCGGCTCCTAGAGAAAATAGTAAGAAAATAATTCCACACAATAAGTCTACATATCAAATGGACCCTGCCAATTCAAAGGAGGCGTTAATTGAATCTGCATTGGATCAATATGAAGGAGCTGATATTTTGATGGTAAAACCAGGAATCTCATACTTGGATATTGTTTATAGATTAAGCACTTTTTCAAATAAACCCATAGCTGCATACAACGTTAGTGGAGAGTATTCCATGGTAAAGTCTGCTGCTATGAAGAACTGGATTAACGAAAAAGATATTGTTTTAGAAACATTGCTTAGTTTTAAAAGAGCAGGGGCAAAATTAATACTTACGTATCATGCTTGTGATGCATCTCGATGGTTGCAGGATACTTAA
- a CDS encoding ABC1 kinase family protein, whose amino-acid sequence MSYHILYYRLKKLKRAFIIWITLISLLINLWIDNIRFTIFKINSNEKSRVQSKRARWFTNQLIKLGSAFIKIGQLLSARPDLIPNTWIQELSKLQDQVPNFSFEQVEETIREELGSKFNEIDQIIGDPVGSASLAQVHRATLKDGKKVVFKVQRPNLKELFIIDLGIMQQIAGLLQKNENWSRGRNWVDIAKECRKVLMKELDFNCEAQYAARFRQQFLDDENVEVPEVIWDMSSEKVLCLSYLEGTKISDLEKLQSQEIDLPKIAEIGAISYLKQLVNYGFFHADPHPGNLAVSNKGKLIFYDFGMMGNISNNLQTRLGGMVKSAALRDASSLVSQLQQAGLISKDIDVGPVRRLVRLMLKEALTPPFSPNIIEKLSGDLYELVYETPFQLPVDLIFVMRALSTFEGVGRMLDPGFNLVSVTKPYLIELMTSNNQTPNDLINQFGRQVGELGSKAVGIPKRIDESLERLEQGDLQLQIRMGESDRQFKKMFTAQKTLGHSILIGSLSIASALLVTNKQNNFALLPLFFALPISIDWIKCQLSMRKGSRLEKLKR is encoded by the coding sequence ATGAGTTATCACATTCTTTATTATCGTTTAAAAAAATTGAAAAGGGCCTTTATTATTTGGATAACTCTGATTTCGCTTTTAATTAATTTGTGGATAGATAATATTAGATTTACAATTTTTAAAATTAATAGCAATGAAAAAAGTAGGGTCCAAAGTAAAAGAGCAAGATGGTTTACTAATCAATTAATAAAGCTTGGTTCAGCATTTATAAAAATTGGACAATTATTATCAGCGAGACCTGACTTAATTCCTAATACCTGGATTCAGGAATTGTCTAAATTGCAAGATCAAGTTCCTAATTTTTCATTTGAGCAAGTTGAAGAAACTATAAGAGAAGAACTTGGGTCCAAGTTTAATGAAATAGATCAAATAATAGGTGATCCGGTTGGATCAGCATCACTAGCTCAGGTTCATAGGGCGACTTTAAAAGATGGTAAGAAAGTAGTATTTAAAGTTCAAAGACCCAATTTAAAAGAATTATTTATTATTGATTTGGGCATAATGCAACAAATAGCAGGATTGTTGCAGAAAAATGAGAATTGGAGTCGAGGTAGAAACTGGGTTGATATTGCCAAAGAGTGTAGAAAAGTACTCATGAAGGAACTTGATTTTAATTGTGAAGCACAATATGCAGCGAGATTTAGGCAGCAATTTCTTGATGATGAAAATGTTGAAGTTCCTGAAGTAATTTGGGATATGAGCAGTGAAAAAGTGCTTTGTTTGAGTTATCTGGAAGGAACAAAAATAAGCGATTTAGAAAAGTTACAATCACAAGAAATTGATTTACCTAAAATTGCAGAAATTGGCGCTATCAGCTATTTAAAGCAATTAGTAAATTACGGTTTCTTTCATGCAGACCCTCATCCAGGAAATCTAGCAGTTTCAAATAAAGGTAAATTGATTTTTTATGATTTCGGAATGATGGGTAATATCTCAAATAATCTTCAAACAAGATTAGGGGGGATGGTTAAGTCTGCTGCTTTAAGAGACGCCTCATCGCTTGTTAGTCAATTACAACAAGCTGGGCTAATTTCAAAAGATATTGATGTAGGACCAGTCAGAAGATTAGTCAGATTAATGCTTAAAGAAGCTTTAACCCCACCATTTAGTCCAAATATTATTGAAAAATTATCTGGAGATTTATACGAACTTGTTTATGAAACACCATTTCAACTTCCAGTAGATTTAATCTTCGTGATGAGAGCCTTATCAACTTTTGAAGGAGTTGGTAGAATGCTTGACCCAGGGTTTAACCTTGTATCAGTTACCAAGCCTTATTTAATAGAACTTATGACTTCAAATAATCAAACTCCCAACGATTTAATTAACCAATTTGGAAGGCAAGTAGGTGAACTAGGATCGAAAGCTGTTGGTATTCCAAAAAGAATAGATGAAAGTTTAGAAAGATTAGAGCAGGGAGATTTACAACTGCAAATAAGAATGGGAGAGTCTGATAGGCAATTCAAAAAAATGTTCACTGCTCAAAAAACTTTAGGCCATTCAATTCTTATAGGTAGCTTATCAATTGCATCTGCTTTACTTGTAACCAATAAACAAAATAATTTTGCATTATTGCCACTTTTTTTTGCACTACCAATCAGTATTGATTGGATAAAATGTCAATTAAGTATGAGAAAAGGCTCCCGGTTAGAAAAACTTAAGCGCTAA
- a CDS encoding ATP-dependent Clp protease ATP-binding subunit, with translation MRETLTSSPELFSDISWNLLLLGEETAKKWDHSEFNIEHIIHTLFSSSEFFAFIEKLSIDQDIVLDITEDFLEETPTNESDIFTIGEDLEILLDNANQIKIQWGSRLIEIPHLLIALGRDLRIGNYVFEEGNLSMEKLEEELKFFPNINPPKDSINYKNVIEINNQSNFESNIETLVEEEKSKKANVPLPKSELQIETKTQVGKDENALSIYGNDLTESAKKGLLDPVIGRENEINNVMRVLCRRNKNNPILIGNPGVGKTSIAKLLAQLIVDKKVPGSLRDLKIISLDIGALVSGTKFRGQLEERLSLILQELKDPSQGMILFIDEIHSILSSDRSSTDISNILKPLLAEGELRCIGTTTPEKFRETIEKDQALNNCFQKIAVTEPTVELSAKILQGIKKKYESHHGIRISEEAVNYSAKLADRYISDKCLPDKAIDLIDEAAAQLKIEANNKPQIILQQENKLHTIDEKLNNLQGENIEAQEKLLNMRQQSEAKLNVLCDNWNNLLEEMEQLSILMKEEEKLTKQIKDKSNLEIANDMNFLEKLEEELSAIEDEIQKVEENFDKVKKNRNFPFKYQVEPDDIADVISKITGIPISKVVSNERKKLVNLETELSGKVIGQKKAIEAVSAAIRRARVGMKSPKRPIGSFLFMGPTGVGKTELAKSLATALFDEEDALLRLDMSEYMEKNAVARLLGAPPGYVGYEEGGQLTEAVRRKPYSVILLDEIEKAHTEVFNILLQVLDEGRLTDSQGRTVDFKNTVIIMTSNLAGKSILEYSQKISKSEGKSKKDQQTLNDSISNTLSSIFRPEFLNRIDEVVKFDPLSLDELQKIIILQTEDLKNLLLEQKINITIDKTVINKIANDSYEPEYGARPLSRELRRQIENPLATKLLEANFRNKKNITIQLNPVKKDEIVFKPS, from the coding sequence ATGAGAGAAACACTTACATCCAGTCCTGAACTTTTTAGCGATATCAGTTGGAATCTCCTTTTATTGGGAGAAGAAACCGCAAAAAAATGGGATCATAGCGAATTTAATATTGAACACATAATTCATACATTGTTCTCATCAAGTGAATTTTTTGCTTTTATTGAAAAATTATCAATCGACCAAGATATAGTTTTAGATATAACAGAAGATTTTTTAGAAGAAACACCAACAAATGAATCAGATATTTTTACTATCGGAGAAGATTTAGAAATTTTATTAGATAATGCAAATCAGATTAAAATTCAATGGGGATCAAGATTAATAGAAATACCTCATTTACTAATTGCTCTTGGAAGGGATTTAAGAATTGGAAATTATGTTTTTGAGGAAGGCAATCTTTCAATGGAAAAATTAGAGGAAGAATTAAAGTTTTTCCCAAATATTAATCCACCAAAAGATTCTATTAATTACAAAAATGTAATTGAGATAAATAATCAATCTAATTTTGAATCAAACATAGAGACTTTAGTTGAAGAAGAAAAATCAAAAAAAGCTAATGTTCCATTACCTAAAAGTGAACTTCAAATTGAAACAAAAACACAAGTTGGAAAAGATGAAAATGCTCTTTCAATTTATGGAAATGATTTAACAGAATCAGCAAAAAAAGGCTTACTAGATCCCGTTATAGGAAGAGAAAATGAGATCAATAATGTAATGAGGGTACTATGCAGAAGAAACAAAAATAATCCAATACTTATAGGCAATCCTGGAGTTGGTAAAACCTCAATTGCAAAATTACTTGCCCAGCTAATTGTAGACAAAAAAGTTCCTGGTTCTTTAAGAGACCTTAAAATTATTTCACTTGACATAGGCGCTTTAGTTTCTGGGACAAAATTTAGAGGCCAACTAGAGGAACGACTAAGCTTAATACTTCAGGAACTAAAAGATCCAAGCCAAGGAATGATTCTATTTATTGATGAAATTCACTCAATATTAAGTTCTGATAGATCTTCTACCGACATTAGCAACATCTTAAAACCCTTACTAGCTGAGGGAGAACTTAGATGTATTGGTACAACAACACCTGAGAAATTTCGCGAAACTATTGAAAAAGATCAGGCATTAAATAATTGCTTTCAAAAGATAGCTGTTACTGAACCTACAGTTGAATTGAGCGCAAAAATTCTGCAAGGTATCAAAAAAAAATATGAATCACATCATGGTATAAGAATTTCTGAAGAGGCTGTAAATTATTCTGCAAAATTGGCCGACAGATATATCAGCGATAAATGTCTACCTGATAAAGCAATAGATTTAATTGATGAAGCAGCTGCACAGTTAAAAATTGAGGCTAATAATAAGCCTCAAATAATTCTCCAACAAGAAAACAAACTTCATACTATTGATGAAAAACTTAATAATTTGCAAGGAGAAAATATCGAAGCTCAAGAAAAGCTATTGAATATGAGGCAACAATCAGAGGCAAAATTGAATGTTCTCTGCGACAATTGGAATAATTTGCTCGAAGAAATGGAGCAATTATCAATTTTGATGAAAGAAGAAGAGAAGCTAACAAAACAAATTAAAGATAAGTCTAATTTGGAGATTGCAAATGATATGAATTTTTTAGAAAAGCTTGAAGAAGAGTTAAGTGCAATAGAGGATGAAATACAAAAAGTTGAAGAGAACTTTGATAAAGTAAAGAAAAATAGAAATTTTCCCTTTAAATATCAAGTTGAGCCTGATGATATTGCTGATGTTATCTCAAAAATAACAGGCATTCCAATATCTAAAGTAGTCTCAAATGAACGTAAGAAATTAGTAAATCTAGAAACAGAACTAAGTGGTAAAGTTATTGGACAAAAAAAAGCTATAGAAGCTGTTTCTGCTGCAATAAGAAGAGCTCGTGTTGGCATGAAAAGTCCCAAAAGGCCTATTGGATCTTTTTTATTTATGGGTCCAACAGGTGTTGGCAAAACAGAATTAGCAAAATCTCTTGCAACAGCTTTATTTGATGAAGAAGACGCTCTTTTAAGATTAGATATGAGTGAATATATGGAGAAAAATGCTGTAGCAAGACTATTGGGGGCGCCTCCAGGTTATGTTGGCTATGAAGAGGGAGGGCAATTAACTGAAGCCGTAAGACGCAAACCCTATTCAGTAATACTTCTTGATGAGATAGAAAAAGCACATACAGAAGTTTTTAATATACTTTTGCAAGTCTTAGATGAAGGAAGATTAACGGACTCTCAAGGAAGAACTGTAGACTTCAAAAATACAGTAATCATTATGACTAGTAACCTAGCGGGTAAATCTATACTCGAATATTCCCAAAAGATTTCTAAAAGTGAAGGAAAGTCAAAAAAAGACCAACAAACTCTAAATGATTCTATTAGCAATACATTGTCTTCTATTTTTAGACCGGAATTTTTAAATAGAATTGACGAAGTAGTCAAGTTTGATCCATTATCTCTTGATGAACTTCAAAAAATAATTATTTTACAAACAGAAGATTTAAAAAATCTGCTACTTGAACAGAAAATAAATATCACTATAGACAAAACAGTTATCAATAAAATTGCAAACGATTCTTACGAACCTGAATATGGTGCTAGGCCACTTAGCAGGGAACTTAGAAGACAAATAGAAAATCCTCTAGCTACAAAACTTTTAGAGGCTAACTTTAGAAACAAAAAAAATATTACAATTCAACTTAATCCCGTTAAAAAAGATGAGATTGTTTTCAAACCTAGCTGA
- a CDS encoding P-II family nitrogen regulator has translation MKRLDLIFSERELDAIIKTLEKANVPGYTVMKHATGRGPERVVTEDMEFTGLGANAHVIVFCEQELIDKMRDNIRDDLSYYGGVAYISEATPL, from the coding sequence ATGAAAAGATTAGACTTAATATTTAGTGAAAGAGAACTAGATGCAATTATTAAAACATTAGAAAAAGCTAATGTTCCTGGATATACAGTTATGAAACATGCCACAGGTAGAGGGCCTGAAAGAGTTGTTACTGAAGATATGGAATTTACAGGATTAGGAGCAAATGCTCATGTAATTGTTTTTTGTGAGCAAGAATTAATAGATAAAATGAGAGATAACATTAGGGACGATTTAAGCTACTACGGAGGAGTGGCATATATTTCTGAAGCAACACCCCTTTAA
- a CDS encoding sodium-dependent bicarbonate transport family permease: MEINPILQNVLAPPVLFFLIGAISVIFKSDLEIPAPLPKLFSLYLLLAIGFKGGIEIQKSGFTDQVLPTLSAAILMSLVIPLIGFLILRFKFDVFNSAAIAAAYGSISAVTFISAESFLESQKIAFDGFMVGALALMESPAIIVGLLLVKFAAPKNRPKSRKMHLSAILHESLLNGSVYLLLSSLIVGFLTASSNPSGIEKMEPFTGQLFYGAECFFLLDMGIVAAQRLPRLKNAGSFLIGFAIFMPLFNAFIGVFVARFLSLGPGNALLFVVLCASASYLAVPAAMRMTVPEAKSSYYISTTLGLTFPFNIVLGIPIYMGLVNTIIPLSPL, translated from the coding sequence ATGGAAATAAATCCAATTCTGCAAAATGTACTAGCCCCGCCAGTTCTTTTCTTTTTGATTGGAGCAATATCAGTAATCTTTAAATCTGATTTAGAAATACCAGCCCCATTACCTAAACTCTTCTCCTTATATTTACTACTAGCTATTGGGTTTAAAGGAGGTATAGAGATACAGAAAAGTGGTTTTACAGATCAAGTATTGCCTACTTTAAGTGCTGCAATACTGATGTCATTAGTAATCCCGCTGATTGGATTTTTAATTTTAAGATTTAAGTTTGATGTCTTTAATTCAGCCGCAATAGCAGCCGCATACGGTTCAATTAGTGCTGTTACATTTATTTCCGCAGAAAGTTTTTTGGAAAGCCAAAAAATAGCTTTTGATGGGTTTATGGTTGGCGCCTTAGCTTTAATGGAGTCTCCTGCAATAATTGTTGGATTATTACTTGTGAAATTTGCAGCTCCCAAAAATAGACCAAAATCAAGAAAGATGCATCTAAGCGCAATATTACACGAATCACTTTTGAATGGATCAGTTTATTTATTGCTCTCAAGCTTAATTGTAGGATTTCTTACTGCTTCCAGTAATCCCTCAGGAATTGAAAAAATGGAGCCTTTTACTGGACAATTGTTCTATGGAGCAGAATGCTTCTTCTTATTAGATATGGGAATAGTCGCTGCTCAAAGATTGCCGAGACTGAAAAATGCGGGTTCGTTCTTAATTGGATTTGCCATTTTTATGCCTTTGTTTAACGCATTTATTGGTGTTTTCGTTGCAAGATTTTTATCTTTAGGACCTGGCAATGCACTTTTGTTTGTGGTTTTATGTGCAAGCGCCTCTTATTTAGCAGTTCCTGCAGCGATGAGAATGACAGTTCCAGAAGCTAAATCTAGTTATTATATTTCAACTACACTAGGTCTAACTTTCCCATTCAATATAGTTCTCGGCATTCCCATATATATGGGTTTAGTAAATACTATTATCCCACTTTCCCCTTTATAA
- the eno gene encoding phosphopyruvate hydratase: MKETIDFLIDTIEARQVLDSRGNPTVEAEVFLECGAIGRAIVPSGASTGAHEAHELRDGGSKYMGKGVLNAVNKIHETISPALCGLSALDQTAVDKLMIEIDGTPNKSNLGANSILAVSLATARASANALDIPLYRYLGDPLSNLLPVPLMNVINGGAHAPNSLDFQEFMLVPHGVDNFSESLRMGTEIFHSLKALLDQKGLSTAVGDEGGFAPNLSSSEEAGDLLLEAIQKAGFTPGEQVSLALDVASTEFYSDGIYRYEGKSLNSSEMISYLSKLVSNYPIVSIEDGLAEDDWEGWAELHKELGNKVQLVGDDLFVTNTERLRKGIIEKSANSILIKVNQIGTLTETLEAIELAKMSGFTSVISHRSGETEDTTIADLSVATRSGQIKTGSLSRSERIAKYNRLLKIEEELGNQARFAGVLGLGPKNM; encoded by the coding sequence GTGAAAGAAACTATTGATTTTCTTATAGATACCATTGAAGCGAGGCAAGTCCTTGATTCAAGAGGTAATCCCACTGTAGAGGCGGAAGTATTTTTGGAATGTGGTGCAATTGGTAGAGCAATTGTTCCCAGCGGAGCTAGCACTGGTGCTCATGAGGCACATGAATTAAGAGATGGTGGTTCAAAATATATGGGAAAAGGTGTTTTGAATGCTGTTAATAAAATTCATGAAACAATCTCCCCTGCTTTATGTGGTTTGTCAGCTTTAGATCAAACTGCAGTAGATAAATTAATGATTGAAATTGATGGAACTCCTAATAAGTCTAACCTTGGAGCAAATTCAATCCTTGCAGTGAGTCTTGCAACTGCAAGAGCATCAGCAAATGCTTTAGACATTCCCCTATATAGATATCTTGGAGATCCATTATCCAATCTTCTTCCAGTTCCATTGATGAATGTAATAAATGGTGGAGCTCATGCACCAAATAGTCTTGATTTCCAGGAATTTATGCTCGTACCTCATGGAGTTGATAATTTCAGTGAATCATTAAGAATGGGCACTGAAATTTTTCACTCATTAAAAGCACTTCTTGATCAAAAAGGCTTATCTACTGCTGTAGGCGATGAGGGTGGATTTGCACCTAATTTGTCATCGAGCGAAGAAGCAGGGGACTTATTATTAGAAGCAATTCAAAAAGCAGGATTTACGCCAGGGGAACAGGTATCTTTAGCATTAGATGTAGCTAGTACTGAATTTTATAGTGATGGTATTTATAGATATGAAGGAAAAAGTTTAAATAGTTCTGAAATGATTTCATATCTTTCAAAATTAGTTTCTAATTATCCAATAGTTTCAATAGAGGACGGTTTAGCAGAGGATGATTGGGAGGGTTGGGCAGAATTACATAAAGAACTAGGAAATAAAGTTCAGCTTGTAGGTGATGATTTATTCGTTACTAATACAGAAAGGTTAAGGAAAGGCATTATCGAAAAATCTGCCAATTCAATCCTCATAAAGGTAAATCAAATTGGAACATTAACTGAAACTTTGGAGGCTATTGAATTAGCTAAAATGTCAGGTTTTACAAGTGTTATTAGTCATAGAAGTGGTGAGACTGAAGATACAACTATTGCTGATTTATCTGTCGCTACAAGATCGGGTCAGATCAAGACCGGCTCTTTGAGTAGAAGTGAAAGGATTGCAAAATATAATAGGCTTTTAAAAATTGAGGAGGAATTGGGAAATCAAGCAAGATTCGCTGGAGTTTTAGGTTTAGGTCCAAAAAATATGTAG
- a CDS encoding NAD(P)/FAD-dependent oxidoreductase, translated as MEIIESDVVIIGGGPAGCTCALYTSRSNLKTVILDKNPSVGALAITHQIANYPGVPVDISGENLLTLMREQAVQYGTDYRRAQVFGIDASGEWKMVYTPEGTFKAKALVLASGAMGRPASFKGEADFLGKGVSYCATCDGAFYKNKEVAVVGVNKEAIEEATVLTKFASTVHWITSSDPKSDNEEAMELMDYSNIKHWSRTRLLEILGDDMGVNGVVVKNKQEENPINLNLDGVFVYMSGSKPITDFLGDQIALKEDGGVIVDDFMSTNSDGVWAIGDIRNTPFKQAVVAASDGCIAAMSIDRYLNSRKNIRVDWIHS; from the coding sequence TTGGAAATCATTGAGTCAGATGTAGTTATTATCGGAGGAGGACCGGCAGGATGTACTTGCGCACTTTATACATCTCGTTCAAACTTAAAAACAGTAATTTTAGATAAAAATCCATCTGTTGGTGCCTTAGCAATAACTCATCAAATAGCTAATTATCCAGGTGTTCCGGTCGATATAAGTGGGGAGAATTTACTTACTCTAATGAGAGAACAGGCTGTGCAATACGGCACAGACTATAGAAGAGCACAAGTATTTGGAATAGACGCTAGTGGTGAATGGAAAATGGTTTATACACCCGAAGGTACTTTCAAAGCGAAAGCACTTGTACTTGCAAGTGGAGCTATGGGTAGGCCTGCATCATTTAAGGGCGAAGCCGATTTTCTTGGTAAAGGAGTAAGTTATTGTGCTACATGTGATGGGGCTTTTTATAAAAATAAAGAAGTTGCCGTTGTTGGCGTGAACAAGGAGGCAATTGAAGAGGCAACTGTTCTAACTAAATTTGCATCAACTGTGCATTGGATTACATCAAGTGATCCTAAATCAGATAATGAAGAAGCTATGGAATTGATGGATTATTCAAATATAAAACATTGGAGTAGAACAAGATTATTGGAAATATTGGGTGATGATATGGGTGTTAATGGGGTTGTTGTAAAGAATAAGCAAGAAGAAAATCCTATCAATTTAAATTTAGATGGAGTCTTTGTCTATATGAGTGGTTCAAAGCCGATTACTGATTTTTTAGGTGATCAAATTGCTTTAAAAGAAGACGGAGGAGTTATTGTTGATGACTTTATGTCTACAAACTCCGATGGAGTATGGGCTATTGGAGATATAAGAAATACACCATTTAAGCAAGCAGTCGTCGCGGCTTCTGATGGATGTATTGCCGCAATGTCAATTGACAGATATTTAAATAGTAGAAAAAATATAAGAGTAGATTGGATTCATTCTTAA
- a CDS encoding SulP family inorganic anion transporter, whose product MKIINGFHLKNVRGDILGGITAAVVALPLALAFGNAALGPGGAIYGLYGAVVVGFLAALFGGTPAQVSGPTGPMSVTVAGVVAGLAAVGVPRDLSAGQILPLVMAAVVIGGLLQILFGILKLGKYITLVPYSVVSGFMSGIGVIIIALQIGPLLGISTRGGVVESLTTVLSNFQPNGAAIGVAVMTLGIVFLTPRKISQWVPSPLLALLIVTPISILIFGDGAIDRIGEIPKGVPSLNFPSFNQYFPIIFKAGLVLAVLGAIDSLLTSLVADNISQTKHNSDRELIGQGIGNAVAGLFSGLPGAGATMRTVINVKSGGSTPISGMVHSVVLFIVLVGAGPLAEQIPTALLAGILIKVGLDIIDWGFLRRAHKLSLKTSVVMYGVLLMTVFWDLIWAVLVGVFIANMLTIDSITETQLEGMDEDNPLSNDDQAKNALPTDEKALLDRCSGEVMLFRLKGPLSFGAAKGISERMMLVRNYKVLILDITDVPRLGVTATLAIEDMMQEAKNNSRKAFVAGANEKVKDRLAKFGVEGIIETRKEALETALKEIA is encoded by the coding sequence TTGAAAATAATTAATGGTTTTCATCTGAAAAATGTAAGAGGCGATATTCTTGGAGGCATCACAGCCGCAGTAGTGGCTTTACCTCTCGCTCTTGCTTTTGGTAATGCTGCGTTAGGTCCTGGCGGAGCAATTTATGGCCTATATGGAGCAGTAGTAGTTGGTTTTTTAGCAGCATTATTCGGCGGAACTCCTGCTCAAGTTAGTGGGCCTACCGGTCCCATGAGTGTAACTGTTGCTGGTGTAGTAGCAGGCTTAGCAGCAGTAGGGGTTCCAAGAGATCTATCTGCAGGACAAATTTTACCTTTAGTTATGGCAGCTGTAGTCATTGGCGGCTTATTGCAAATATTATTCGGAATTCTAAAACTGGGTAAATACATTACTTTAGTTCCATATTCTGTTGTTTCAGGATTTATGTCTGGTATTGGAGTAATAATCATTGCGCTTCAGATTGGACCATTACTTGGAATTAGCACTCGAGGTGGAGTAGTCGAATCTTTAACTACTGTATTGTCCAATTTCCAGCCCAATGGTGCTGCTATTGGAGTAGCAGTAATGACACTAGGTATAGTATTTCTTACTCCTAGAAAAATAAGTCAGTGGGTTCCTTCTCCTCTTTTGGCCCTATTGATAGTTACCCCTATATCAATATTAATTTTTGGAGATGGAGCTATTGATAGAATTGGAGAAATCCCAAAGGGAGTTCCATCTTTGAATTTCCCAAGTTTTAATCAATATTTCCCAATTATTTTCAAAGCAGGATTAGTCTTAGCAGTACTTGGCGCAATTGACTCCTTACTGACTTCCTTAGTAGCAGACAATATCTCTCAAACAAAACATAATTCTGATAGAGAACTTATTGGTCAAGGAATAGGAAATGCTGTTGCAGGTCTGTTTTCAGGTTTACCAGGAGCAGGAGCAACCATGAGAACAGTTATAAATGTTAAATCTGGAGGATCAACTCCCATTTCCGGTATGGTTCACTCGGTTGTGTTGTTCATAGTTTTAGTTGGCGCAGGACCTTTAGCTGAGCAAATACCAACTGCTTTGCTTGCAGGAATTCTTATAAAAGTTGGTCTAGATATTATTGATTGGGGATTCTTGAGGAGGGCTCACAAATTATCTTTAAAAACTTCAGTTGTAATGTACGGTGTACTCCTAATGACTGTTTTTTGGGATTTAATTTGGGCAGTTTTAGTCGGTGTATTCATTGCTAATATGCTCACTATTGATTCAATAACCGAAACTCAATTAGAAGGTATGGATGAAGATAATCCTTTATCAAATGATGATCAAGCTAAAAATGCATTACCTACTGATGAAAAAGCACTACTAGATAGATGTTCAGGAGAAGTAATGTTATTTAGACTAAAAGGACCACTTAGTTTTGGAGCAGCTAAAGGCATATCCGAAAGAATGATGCTAGTCAGAAACTACAAGGTTTTGATACTAGACATAACTGATGTACCAAGACTTGGAGTGACGGCGACTCTCGCAATAGAGGACATGATGCAGGAAGCAAAAAATAATTCCAGAAAAGCATTTGTTGCTGGGGCAAATGAAAAAGTAAAAGATAGATTAGCTAAGTTTGGAGTTGAAGGCATTATTGAAACAAGAAAAGAAGCTTTAGAAACCGCTCTAAAAGAAATAGCCTAA